The region TCAGGCTGGGCGAAGGGATCGATGGCCGCATCGGCATCGCCCGCCTTGCGCTTCTGGGTGATCTTCGCCTGAATGTCGGCGGGCAGCGTAGCGGCCGCCTTATCGACATAGGAGCCCGCCTTGGCCGTCGCGGTGGCGCGATACTCACCAGCGGGGAAGTCCAGCACGACCTGCCCCACCCGCTTCGCGATAACGGCGGAGCCGCCCCGCACGACGGCGGAGAAGAAGGGCAGCGTCACCTGCCGCGCCGCCGTGGCGTCAGTCCGGCGGGCGTTTACGGTGAAGGTCGCCTCGCTGTAGAATTGCGCGCCTTCCGAGCAGGTGGAGCGCAGGTTGGTCATGTTGGCCACCACATCGATCGCCCGCGCGTCGGTGCTGCCGGCAGGATTGAAGAGCGTTATATCGCCCGTATAGGCCGGGATCGCGGCGACCGGGCAGGCCGAGCGTACAGCGACGATGCCGCCAGTGGGATCGATTTCCCCCCGGCGCGAACAGCCCGCAAGGGCAAGGGCGAGCATTCCAGTCAGCGCAAGTCGAGAAAAGGTCACGAGGCAATCCCTTGGGAACAGGCTGGGGCTTCTTATCCGCAGCCCGCCGCTCGCGCAACCGAAAGGAACGCTCAAAACCCCCTCACCCCTTCCTTCCGGCGCGACATTAGCCTAAGCGGCAGCCATGACCGCCCGTTCTCCCCTGAAGCTGCTGATCGCCGCACCGCGCGGCTTCTGCGCCGGTGTCGACCGCGCCATCGTCATCGTCGAAAGGGCGATCGAGAAATATGGCGCGCCCGTCTATGTCCGGCATGAGATCGTCCACAATAAATATGTGGTCGATACGCTGAAGGCCAAGGGAGCGATCTTCGTCGAGGAATTGGACCAGGTACCCGATGGCGTGCCGGTCGTCTTTTCCGCCCATGGCGTGCCCAAGGCCGTGCCCGCGAAGGCGGAGGAACGCGGCCTGGATTATCTGGACGCCACCTGTCCGCTGGTCAGCAAGGTGCACCGGCAGGCGGAGCGGCAAGCCGAGGCAGGACGCCATATTCTGTTCATAGGGCACAAGGGGCATCCCGAAGTCGTGGGCACCTTCGGTCAGGTGGACGCAGGTCACATGACATTGATCGAGACGGTGGAAGATGCCGAAGCCTTCACGCCTTCGGACCCTGAAAATCTGGCCTTCCTGACCCAGACGACGCTGTCGGTCGATGATACCGCCGCGATCGTGGAGGCTTTGCAGCGTCGGTTCCCGTCGATCCACGCGCCCAAGGGCGAGGACATCTGCTACGCAACATCGAACCGGCAGGCGGCGGTCAAGGCGATCGCGGCGCACTGCGAGGCAATGTATGTGATCGGCGCGCCCAACAGTTCCAATTCGCTGCGTCTGGTGGAAGTGTCGACCCGCGAAGGCACGCCCGCACGACTGATCGAGCGCGCCGACGACATCGACTTCCCATGGTTGGAGAATGTGCGCACGCTGGGGCTGACCGCCGGGGCCTCCGCGCCCGAAGTGCTGGTGCGCGAAGTGGTGGACCGGCTGGCGGCGCGCTTCGACGTGACCGAGGAGCACGTGGAAACAGCACGCGAAAACATCGCCTTCAAGCTGCCGCGCGGACTGGAGACGGCGTAAGGCGATGGCTGTCTATACCCATGTTCCCGCCGAGGAAATCGACGCTTTCCTCTCACGCTATGACGCCGGCCGGCTGGTTTCCGCCAAGGGCATCGCGGAAGGCGTGGAAAACAGCAATTATCTGCTGGAAACGACCGGCGCGGACGGCAACGGCCATCGCTACATATTGACGCTTTACGAAAAGCGGGTGGATGAGGCGGACCTGCCCTTCTTCATGGACCTGCTCGATCATCTGGGCTCACGCGGCTGTCTGGTGCCGCGGTTCATTGCGGATCGCCAGGGCAAACGGCTCCAGCAGCTTGGCGGGCGTCCCGCTTGCCTGATCGAATTCCTGACCGGCATCTCGCTTACCGAACCAACCGCCGCGCAGGCGCGGGCGGCGGGCGCGGCCTTGGGCCAGATGCACCGGGCGGCCGAAGGCTTTGCCCGCGAACGGCGCAACGCGCTTGACCTTGCCGGATGGCATGAGCT is a window of Sphingobium sp. MI1205 DNA encoding:
- the ispH gene encoding 4-hydroxy-3-methylbut-2-enyl diphosphate reductase — protein: MTARSPLKLLIAAPRGFCAGVDRAIVIVERAIEKYGAPVYVRHEIVHNKYVVDTLKAKGAIFVEELDQVPDGVPVVFSAHGVPKAVPAKAEERGLDYLDATCPLVSKVHRQAERQAEAGRHILFIGHKGHPEVVGTFGQVDAGHMTLIETVEDAEAFTPSDPENLAFLTQTTLSVDDTAAIVEALQRRFPSIHAPKGEDICYATSNRQAAVKAIAAHCEAMYVIGAPNSSNSLRLVEVSTREGTPARLIERADDIDFPWLENVRTLGLTAGASAPEVLVREVVDRLAARFDVTEEHVETARENIAFKLPRGLETA